The Populus trichocarpa isolate Nisqually-1 chromosome 2, P.trichocarpa_v4.1, whole genome shotgun sequence genome has a window encoding:
- the LOC7462870 gene encoding probable E3 ubiquitin-protein ligase RHG1A isoform X1 — protein MQGQRSIIGSLPETLDFDHGSTSGNAIIDQQICLSNMRNPAENRLTEFMLSPSRMNNPYANSIDQERQNLSGWSLGEPSSSGQQNQASHDDRKLEHGWSSSASSSAGAGPRLEERRYEPTNILSLNRVNVNPQFERISNPDAIPQNINLNAGFVGHGGDNCQVMDASAIYKPIGAESERNSPASGPDNFLRPGNGGYLVEQNDGRPGCSLDGRRQSCKRKAVEGNIGQSSVAGSSSFYQRSESNPWPGVPNRYDAGSSLSISAPSEQVNPRLGLGVRGLACDAIPESAVAERAESSHRNFRLRINSSNQESSPPSLFSTGSTVRRSSLSSSHRSSRPLPIDHSLDFRSSSAMDSITPQNQPVIPAPALPQNVQSFRWNESSSSRTGTSSSSISLDDREEPNARNITRHIWEHPIFAPATELRTSVRNPGNRSLTSGQVSGPGNVGSTSRTGASPGIHPLSAPTWGPHTNPPSRNSRRLAEYARRSLFSSSAAAAADTGGQSSTHSPFHSGASSSEDTVPSSGAGNQGLHRPHPRSASWLERQGDGVLGIPYPLRALSSEGRSRLVVSEQIRNVLDLMRRGESLRFEDVMILDQSVLFGAADMYDRHRDMRLDVDNMSYEELLALEERIGNVSTGLSEETIVNNLKQQKYSVAVGAKVEAEPCCICQEEYNDGEDLGTLDCGHDFHAGCVKQWLMHKNWCPICKTTGLAT, from the exons ATGCAAGGGCAGAGAAGTATCATTGGCTCCTTGCCAGAAACCCTGGACTTTGACCATGGATCCACTTCTGGTAATGCAATCATAGATCAGCAAATTTGCTTGAGTAACATGCGAAATCCAGCGGAAAACCGATTGACGGAGTTTATGCTATCACCTAGTCGAATGAACAATCCATATGCGAATTCTATTGATCAAGAACGGCAAAATTTGAGTGGCTGGAGCTTAGGTGAACCCAGTTCCAGTGGGCAACAAAACCAGGCAAGTCATGATGATCGGAAACTGGAACATGGATGGTCATCTTCTGCGAGTAGCTCTGCTGGAGCTGGTCCAAGGTTAGAAGAAAGGAGATATGAACCAACAAATATTCTTTCACTAAACAGGGTAAATGTGAACCCACAATTTGAGCGGATTTCCAACCCGGATGCAATTCCACAGAATATCAACTTGAATGCTGGTTTTGTTGGTCATGGGGGTGATAATTGTCAAGTAATGGATGCCTCTGCTATTTACAAGCCTATTGGCGCAGAAAGCGAGCGGAACTCACCTGCTAGTGGTCCAGATAATTTCTTGCGTCCTGGAAATGGGGGGTACTTAGTGGAACAGAATGATGGAAGACCAGGTTGTTCATTGGATGGTCGCCGACAATCCTGCAAAAGAAAGGCTGTTGAGGGGAATATTGGCCAGTCATCTGTGGCTGGAAGTTCTAGCTTCTATCAGCGGTCAGAGAGTAATCCATGGCCTGGGGTTCCCAATCGATATGATGCAGGCAGCAGTTTAAGTATATCTGCTCCATCGGAACAAGTGAACCCCAGACTTGGACTTGGAGTAAGAGGACTAGCTTGTGATGCTATCCCAGAATCAGCAGTTGCTGAACGTGCAGAAAGCTCCCATAGAAATTTCCGTTTGAGGATCAATTCTTCAAATCAAGAATCTTCTCCCCCCTCTTTATTTTCTACAGGAAGCACCGTAAGGCGTTCCAGTTTATCATCCTCCCACCGCTCATCAAGACCTCTTCCGATTGATCATTCGTTGGACTTCAGGTCATCATCAGCCATGGATAGTATAACTCCTCAAAATCAGCCAGTTATCCCAGCTCCAGCTTTGCCACAGAATGTGCAATCATTTAGATGGAATGAAAGCTCAAGCTCGAGAACTGGTACTTCATCAAGTTCCATTAGCTTGGATGATAGAGAGGAACCCAATGCAAGAAACATAACAAGACACATATGGGAACATCCTATATTTGCTCCTGCGACTGAGTTGAGAACTTCAGTTAGGAATCCAGGCAATAGAAGTTTAACCAGTGGACAGGTAAGTGGCCCTGGAAATGTTGGTTCTACATCTCGGACTGGTGCAAGCCCAGGTATCCACCCTCTATCTGCCCCAACGTGGGGTCCTCATACAAATCCTCCTTCAAGAAATTCACGAAGACTAGCTGAGTATGCTCGTCGatcattgttttcttcttctgctgctgctgctgctgatacTGGAGGCCAGAGCAGTACTCATTCCCCATTCCATTCTGGTGCTTCCAGCTCAGAAGATACAGTGCCTTCATCTGGAGCTGGTAACCAGGGTCTTCATCGACCACATCCAAGATCAGCATCATGGTTGGAGAGACAAGGTGATGGTGTACTGGGAATTCCTTATCCTCTGCGAGCTTTGTCCAGTGAAGGAAGAAGCAGGCTTGTTGTCTCCGAG CAGATTCGCAATGTCTTGGATCTCATGCGTAGGGGTGAAAGCTTGCGATTTGAG GATGTTATGATTCTTGACCAATCAGTTTTGTTTGGAGCAGCTGACATGTATGATAGGCATAGGGATATGCGGCTTGATGTTGATAACATGTCTTATGAG GAGTTGCTGGCTTTGGAAGAGCGCATTGGAAATGTCAGTACTGGATTGAGCGAAGAAACTATAGTAAACAACTTAAAACAGCAGAAATACTCTGTTGCTGTTGGAGCGAAGGTGGAGGCTGAACCATGCTGCATTTGCCAG GAGGAATACAATGATGGAGAAGATCTTGGAACACTGGACTGCGGACATGATTTCCACGCGGGGTGTGTTAAGCAGTGGCTGATGCACAAGAATTGGTGCCCCATCTGCAAAACAACAGGACTTGCTACATGA
- the LOC7462870 gene encoding probable E3 ubiquitin-protein ligase RHG1A isoform X3, translating to MQGQRSIIGSLPETLDFDHGSTSGNAIIDQQICLSNMRNPAENRLTEFMLSPSRMNNPYANSIDQERQNLSGWSLGEPSSSGQQNQASHDDRKLEHGWSSSASSSAGAGPRLEERRYEPTNILSLNRVNVNPQFERISNPDAIPQNINLNAGFVGHGGDNCQVMDASAIYKPIGAESERNSPASGPDNFLRPGNGGYLVEQNDGRPGCSLDGRRQSCKRKAVEGNIGQSSVAGSSSFYQRSESNPWPGVPNRYDAGSSLSISAPSEQVNPRLGLGVRGLACDAIPESAVAERAESSHRNFRLRINSSNQESSPPSLFSTGSTVRRSSLSSSHRSSRPLPIDHSLDFRSSSAMDSITPQNQPVIPAPALPQNVQSFRWNESSSSRTGTSSSSISLDDREEPNARNITRHIWEHPIFAPATELRTSVRNPGNRSLTSGQVSGPGNVGSTSRTGASPGIHPLSAPTWGPHTNPPSRNSRRLAEYARRSLFSSSAAAAADTGGQSSTHSPFHSGASSSEDTVPSSGAGNQGLHRPHPRSASWLERQGDGVLGIPYPLRALSSEGRSRLVVSEVITNCPLSFSITTILHCRLAATSS from the exons ATGCAAGGGCAGAGAAGTATCATTGGCTCCTTGCCAGAAACCCTGGACTTTGACCATGGATCCACTTCTGGTAATGCAATCATAGATCAGCAAATTTGCTTGAGTAACATGCGAAATCCAGCGGAAAACCGATTGACGGAGTTTATGCTATCACCTAGTCGAATGAACAATCCATATGCGAATTCTATTGATCAAGAACGGCAAAATTTGAGTGGCTGGAGCTTAGGTGAACCCAGTTCCAGTGGGCAACAAAACCAGGCAAGTCATGATGATCGGAAACTGGAACATGGATGGTCATCTTCTGCGAGTAGCTCTGCTGGAGCTGGTCCAAGGTTAGAAGAAAGGAGATATGAACCAACAAATATTCTTTCACTAAACAGGGTAAATGTGAACCCACAATTTGAGCGGATTTCCAACCCGGATGCAATTCCACAGAATATCAACTTGAATGCTGGTTTTGTTGGTCATGGGGGTGATAATTGTCAAGTAATGGATGCCTCTGCTATTTACAAGCCTATTGGCGCAGAAAGCGAGCGGAACTCACCTGCTAGTGGTCCAGATAATTTCTTGCGTCCTGGAAATGGGGGGTACTTAGTGGAACAGAATGATGGAAGACCAGGTTGTTCATTGGATGGTCGCCGACAATCCTGCAAAAGAAAGGCTGTTGAGGGGAATATTGGCCAGTCATCTGTGGCTGGAAGTTCTAGCTTCTATCAGCGGTCAGAGAGTAATCCATGGCCTGGGGTTCCCAATCGATATGATGCAGGCAGCAGTTTAAGTATATCTGCTCCATCGGAACAAGTGAACCCCAGACTTGGACTTGGAGTAAGAGGACTAGCTTGTGATGCTATCCCAGAATCAGCAGTTGCTGAACGTGCAGAAAGCTCCCATAGAAATTTCCGTTTGAGGATCAATTCTTCAAATCAAGAATCTTCTCCCCCCTCTTTATTTTCTACAGGAAGCACCGTAAGGCGTTCCAGTTTATCATCCTCCCACCGCTCATCAAGACCTCTTCCGATTGATCATTCGTTGGACTTCAGGTCATCATCAGCCATGGATAGTATAACTCCTCAAAATCAGCCAGTTATCCCAGCTCCAGCTTTGCCACAGAATGTGCAATCATTTAGATGGAATGAAAGCTCAAGCTCGAGAACTGGTACTTCATCAAGTTCCATTAGCTTGGATGATAGAGAGGAACCCAATGCAAGAAACATAACAAGACACATATGGGAACATCCTATATTTGCTCCTGCGACTGAGTTGAGAACTTCAGTTAGGAATCCAGGCAATAGAAGTTTAACCAGTGGACAGGTAAGTGGCCCTGGAAATGTTGGTTCTACATCTCGGACTGGTGCAAGCCCAGGTATCCACCCTCTATCTGCCCCAACGTGGGGTCCTCATACAAATCCTCCTTCAAGAAATTCACGAAGACTAGCTGAGTATGCTCGTCGatcattgttttcttcttctgctgctgctgctgctgatacTGGAGGCCAGAGCAGTACTCATTCCCCATTCCATTCTGGTGCTTCCAGCTCAGAAGATACAGTGCCTTCATCTGGAGCTGGTAACCAGGGTCTTCATCGACCACATCCAAGATCAGCATCATGGTTGGAGAGACAAGGTGATGGTGTACTGGGAATTCCTTATCCTCTGCGAGCTTTGTCCAGTGAAGGAAGAAGCAGGCTTGTTGTCTCCGAG GTTATCACTAACTGTCCCCTCTCATTCTCAATCACTACCATTCTCCACTGTCGGTTGGCAGCCACCAGTAGTTGA
- the LOC7462870 gene encoding probable E3 ubiquitin-protein ligase RHG1A isoform X2, whose protein sequence is MQGQRSIIGSLPETLDFDHGSTSGNAIIDQQICLSNMRNPAENRLTEFMLSPSRMNNPYANSIDQERQNLSGWSLGEPSSSGQQNQASHDDRKLEHGWSSSASSSAGAGPRLEERRYEPTNILSLNRVNVNPQFERISNPDAIPQNINLNAGFVGHGGDNCQVMDASAIYKPIGAESERNSPASGPDNFLRPGNGGYLVEQNDGRPGCSLDGRRQSCKRKAVEGNIGQSSVAGSSSFYQRSESNPWPGVPNRYDAGSSLSISAPSEQVNPRLGLGVRGLACDAIPESAVAERAESSHRNFRLRINSSNQESSPPSLFSTGSTVRRSSLSSSHRSSRPLPIDHSLDFRSSSAMDSITPQNQPVIPAPALPQNVQSFRWNESSSSRTGTSSSSISLDDREEPNARNITRHIWEHPIFAPATELRTSVRNPGNRSLTSGQVSGPGNVGSTSRTGASPGIHPLSAPTWGPHTNPPSRNSRRLAEYARRSLFSSSAAAAADTGGQSSTHSPFHSGASSSEDTVPSSGAGNQGLHRPHPRSASWLERQGDGVLGIPYPLRALSSEGRSRLVVSEIRNVLDLMRRGESLRFEDVMILDQSVLFGAADMYDRHRDMRLDVDNMSYEELLALEERIGNVSTGLSEETIVNNLKQQKYSVAVGAKVEAEPCCICQEEYNDGEDLGTLDCGHDFHAGCVKQWLMHKNWCPICKTTGLAT, encoded by the exons ATGCAAGGGCAGAGAAGTATCATTGGCTCCTTGCCAGAAACCCTGGACTTTGACCATGGATCCACTTCTGGTAATGCAATCATAGATCAGCAAATTTGCTTGAGTAACATGCGAAATCCAGCGGAAAACCGATTGACGGAGTTTATGCTATCACCTAGTCGAATGAACAATCCATATGCGAATTCTATTGATCAAGAACGGCAAAATTTGAGTGGCTGGAGCTTAGGTGAACCCAGTTCCAGTGGGCAACAAAACCAGGCAAGTCATGATGATCGGAAACTGGAACATGGATGGTCATCTTCTGCGAGTAGCTCTGCTGGAGCTGGTCCAAGGTTAGAAGAAAGGAGATATGAACCAACAAATATTCTTTCACTAAACAGGGTAAATGTGAACCCACAATTTGAGCGGATTTCCAACCCGGATGCAATTCCACAGAATATCAACTTGAATGCTGGTTTTGTTGGTCATGGGGGTGATAATTGTCAAGTAATGGATGCCTCTGCTATTTACAAGCCTATTGGCGCAGAAAGCGAGCGGAACTCACCTGCTAGTGGTCCAGATAATTTCTTGCGTCCTGGAAATGGGGGGTACTTAGTGGAACAGAATGATGGAAGACCAGGTTGTTCATTGGATGGTCGCCGACAATCCTGCAAAAGAAAGGCTGTTGAGGGGAATATTGGCCAGTCATCTGTGGCTGGAAGTTCTAGCTTCTATCAGCGGTCAGAGAGTAATCCATGGCCTGGGGTTCCCAATCGATATGATGCAGGCAGCAGTTTAAGTATATCTGCTCCATCGGAACAAGTGAACCCCAGACTTGGACTTGGAGTAAGAGGACTAGCTTGTGATGCTATCCCAGAATCAGCAGTTGCTGAACGTGCAGAAAGCTCCCATAGAAATTTCCGTTTGAGGATCAATTCTTCAAATCAAGAATCTTCTCCCCCCTCTTTATTTTCTACAGGAAGCACCGTAAGGCGTTCCAGTTTATCATCCTCCCACCGCTCATCAAGACCTCTTCCGATTGATCATTCGTTGGACTTCAGGTCATCATCAGCCATGGATAGTATAACTCCTCAAAATCAGCCAGTTATCCCAGCTCCAGCTTTGCCACAGAATGTGCAATCATTTAGATGGAATGAAAGCTCAAGCTCGAGAACTGGTACTTCATCAAGTTCCATTAGCTTGGATGATAGAGAGGAACCCAATGCAAGAAACATAACAAGACACATATGGGAACATCCTATATTTGCTCCTGCGACTGAGTTGAGAACTTCAGTTAGGAATCCAGGCAATAGAAGTTTAACCAGTGGACAGGTAAGTGGCCCTGGAAATGTTGGTTCTACATCTCGGACTGGTGCAAGCCCAGGTATCCACCCTCTATCTGCCCCAACGTGGGGTCCTCATACAAATCCTCCTTCAAGAAATTCACGAAGACTAGCTGAGTATGCTCGTCGatcattgttttcttcttctgctgctgctgctgctgatacTGGAGGCCAGAGCAGTACTCATTCCCCATTCCATTCTGGTGCTTCCAGCTCAGAAGATACAGTGCCTTCATCTGGAGCTGGTAACCAGGGTCTTCATCGACCACATCCAAGATCAGCATCATGGTTGGAGAGACAAGGTGATGGTGTACTGGGAATTCCTTATCCTCTGCGAGCTTTGTCCAGTGAAGGAAGAAGCAGGCTTGTTGTCTCCGAG ATTCGCAATGTCTTGGATCTCATGCGTAGGGGTGAAAGCTTGCGATTTGAG GATGTTATGATTCTTGACCAATCAGTTTTGTTTGGAGCAGCTGACATGTATGATAGGCATAGGGATATGCGGCTTGATGTTGATAACATGTCTTATGAG GAGTTGCTGGCTTTGGAAGAGCGCATTGGAAATGTCAGTACTGGATTGAGCGAAGAAACTATAGTAAACAACTTAAAACAGCAGAAATACTCTGTTGCTGTTGGAGCGAAGGTGGAGGCTGAACCATGCTGCATTTGCCAG GAGGAATACAATGATGGAGAAGATCTTGGAACACTGGACTGCGGACATGATTTCCACGCGGGGTGTGTTAAGCAGTGGCTGATGCACAAGAATTGGTGCCCCATCTGCAAAACAACAGGACTTGCTACATGA